In Moorella sp. Hama-1, a single genomic region encodes these proteins:
- the secA gene encoding preprotein translocase subunit SecA produces the protein MLGILRNLLDDNARDIKKLSRQVEAINALEPEVQALRDGDLQAKTAEFRRRLEDGENLDDLLPEAFAVVREASQRVLGMRHFDVQLMGGIVLHQGRIAEMKTGEGKTLVATLPAYLNALTGKGVHIVTVNDYLARRDSEWMGRIYRFLGLRVGLIVHGLEAAERREAYNADIIYGTNNEFGFDYLRDNMALHPEEMVQRELNYAIVDEVDSILIDEARTPLIISGMAEKPTEMYYTVAGIIPRLQPNVDYNVDEKAKVATLTEAGVAKVEKMLGVGNLYDDANMELAHHVNQALKAHTLMKRDRDYVVKDGQVIIVDEFTGRLMFGRRYSEGLHQAIEAKEGVKIERESQTLATITFQNYFRMYAKLAGMTGTAATEEEEFRKIYNLDVVVIPTNMPMIRKDYPDVVYRTEKGKFEAVVEEIRERHAKGQPLLVGTISIEKSERLSEMLKRRGIPHQVLNAKYHEKEAEIIAQAGRLGMVTIATNMAGRGTDIILGGNPEALAKEKMRHQGYSPELIAAATALKSDDSDPGVLAARQDYQQFLAEARRETEEEHRRVVELGGLHIIGTERHESRRIDNQLRGRAGRQGDPGSSRFYVSLEDDLMRLFGSDNLTGLLDRLGMDDSTPIDHPLVSRSLEQAQKKVEAHNFDIRKHVLEYDDVMNQQREIIYRQRREVLTGADIRATIEDMINTVVDQTVDRFAGESKYPEEWDLAGMIDYAEQLFLPGCDREALAAEIKELEKEEVYGFLREKALEAYQQREEELGAEALREIERLILLRVVDTKWMDHLDAMDQLRQGIGLRAYGQQDPLVAYKFEAYQMFNDMIAAIQEDVVRYLYRVKVVQPETERPRQVVENRYAAETAGPRQPVHREPKVGRNDPCPCGSGKKYKKCCGAGK, from the coding sequence GTGCTGGGGATATTGCGTAATCTCCTTGATGATAATGCCCGGGATATAAAGAAACTGAGCCGCCAGGTGGAAGCCATCAACGCCCTGGAACCGGAGGTCCAGGCCTTGAGGGACGGCGATCTCCAGGCTAAAACAGCAGAGTTTCGCCGGCGCCTGGAAGACGGCGAAAACCTGGACGACCTGCTGCCGGAGGCCTTTGCCGTAGTCCGGGAGGCCTCCCAGCGGGTTCTGGGTATGCGCCATTTTGATGTCCAGTTGATGGGCGGCATTGTTCTTCACCAGGGACGCATCGCCGAGATGAAGACCGGTGAAGGTAAAACCCTGGTGGCCACCCTGCCGGCCTATCTCAACGCCCTGACAGGTAAGGGCGTGCATATTGTTACCGTCAACGACTACCTGGCCCGGCGGGACAGCGAGTGGATGGGCCGTATCTACCGCTTCCTGGGGCTGAGGGTCGGCCTCATCGTCCACGGCCTGGAAGCAGCGGAGCGGCGGGAGGCCTACAACGCCGATATAATCTACGGCACCAACAACGAGTTCGGTTTCGACTATCTGCGGGATAACATGGCCCTGCACCCGGAGGAGATGGTCCAGCGGGAACTGAACTACGCTATCGTCGACGAAGTGGACAGTATCCTCATCGACGAAGCCCGGACGCCGCTGATTATCTCCGGCATGGCCGAGAAGCCGACGGAGATGTATTATACCGTGGCCGGGATCATCCCGCGGCTGCAGCCCAACGTGGATTATAATGTCGATGAAAAGGCCAAGGTGGCGACCCTGACGGAAGCCGGGGTAGCTAAGGTGGAAAAGATGCTGGGGGTCGGCAACCTCTACGACGACGCCAACATGGAGCTGGCCCACCATGTCAACCAGGCCCTGAAGGCCCACACCCTGATGAAGCGCGATCGGGACTACGTAGTTAAGGACGGCCAGGTTATCATCGTTGACGAGTTTACCGGCCGCCTCATGTTCGGCCGCCGCTACAGCGAGGGGTTGCACCAGGCCATTGAGGCCAAGGAAGGTGTGAAGATCGAGCGGGAGTCCCAGACCCTGGCCACCATTACCTTTCAGAATTACTTCCGGATGTATGCCAAGCTGGCTGGTATGACCGGTACGGCGGCCACCGAGGAAGAGGAATTCCGTAAGATCTATAACCTGGACGTGGTGGTCATCCCCACTAATATGCCCATGATCCGCAAGGACTACCCTGATGTCGTCTACCGGACGGAAAAGGGCAAATTCGAAGCGGTGGTAGAGGAGATCCGGGAGCGCCACGCCAAGGGCCAGCCCCTGCTGGTGGGTACCATCTCTATCGAGAAATCGGAACGCCTGAGCGAGATGCTAAAACGGCGAGGCATCCCCCACCAGGTTTTAAACGCCAAGTACCATGAAAAAGAAGCGGAGATTATCGCCCAGGCCGGCCGCCTGGGTATGGTGACCATCGCCACCAACATGGCCGGCCGGGGCACGGATATCATCCTGGGGGGCAACCCCGAGGCCCTGGCCAAAGAGAAGATGCGCCACCAGGGTTACAGCCCGGAGCTCATTGCTGCGGCTACGGCCCTCAAGAGCGATGATAGTGATCCGGGGGTCCTGGCCGCCCGCCAGGACTACCAGCAGTTCCTGGCCGAGGCCCGGCGGGAGACGGAAGAGGAACACCGCCGGGTGGTAGAACTGGGCGGGCTGCATATCATTGGCACCGAGCGTCACGAGAGCCGGCGCATCGACAACCAGCTGCGCGGCCGGGCCGGCCGCCAGGGGGACCCGGGTTCCAGCCGCTTCTATGTCTCCCTGGAAGACGACCTGATGCGCCTCTTCGGCTCCGACAACTTGACGGGCCTCCTGGACCGCCTGGGGATGGACGACAGCACGCCCATTGACCATCCCCTGGTCTCCCGTTCCCTGGAGCAGGCCCAGAAGAAGGTCGAGGCCCATAACTTCGACATCCGCAAGCACGTCCTGGAATATGACGACGTCATGAACCAGCAGCGGGAGATTATCTACCGCCAGCGGCGGGAAGTCCTTACGGGGGCCGATATCCGGGCGACCATTGAGGATATGATCAACACCGTCGTTGACCAGACGGTGGACCGCTTTGCCGGGGAAAGCAAGTACCCCGAAGAGTGGGATCTGGCCGGCATGATCGATTACGCTGAGCAGCTCTTCCTGCCGGGCTGCGACCGGGAAGCCCTGGCCGCGGAGATTAAAGAACTGGAAAAGGAAGAGGTCTACGGTTTCCTGCGGGAAAAGGCCCTGGAAGCCTACCAGCAGCGGGAAGAGGAACTGGGGGCCGAAGCCCTGCGGGAGATCGAGCGATTGATCCTGCTGCGGGTGGTGGACACCAAATGGATGGACCACCTGGACGCCATGGACCAGTTGCGCCAGGGCATTGGCCTCCGGGCCTACGGCCAGCAGGATCCCCTGGTAGCCTATAAATTCGAGGCCTACCAGATGTTTAACGACATGATTGCCGCTATTCAGGAGGACGTTGTCCGCTATCTCTACCGGGTGAAGGTCGTCCAGCCGGAGACCGAACGCCCCCGCCAGGTAGTGGAGAACCGTTACGCCGCCGAAACCGCCGGCCCCCGGCAGCCGGTGCACCGGGAACCCAAGGTGGGCCGCAATGACCCCTGCCCCTGTGGCAGCGGCAAAAAGTACAAGAAATGCTGCGGCGCCGGGAAGTAG
- the prfB gene encoding peptide chain release factor 2 (programmed frameshift), whose amino-acid sequence MLQDYKGRLEELDRRLQELRVSLDLEAAGDEVERLEKEMLAPGFWEDRARAEAVGKRLTYLKEKLARYRELEKECSDVQELWQLALAEEDASLEGEIARELATAEGKVEEQLLTTLLNGPYDRHNAILSLHPGAGGTESQDWAAMLLRMYNRWCEDHSYQVELLDYLEGEEAGLKSVTILVKGENAYGYLQAEKGVHRLVRISPFDAAGRRHTSFASVDVIPEVEADEELDINPDDLKIDTFRSQGAGGQHVNKTDSAVRITHLPTGIVVSCQNERSQHANRLAAMKILQARLAALKRQEQEAELAQIRGEQREIAWGSQIRSYVFHPYTLVKDHRTGVETGNIQAVMDGQLDPFIQAYLHWQHKAE is encoded by the exons ATGCTACAGGACTATAAAGGCCGCCTAGAAGAACTGGACCGGCGGCTGCAAGAACTGAGGGTCTCCCTT GACCTGGAAGCCGCAGGAGACGAGGTAGAACGCCTGGAAAAGGAGATGCTCGCCCCCGGTTTCTGGGAGGACCGGGCCCGGGCCGAGGCCGTCGGTAAACGCCTCACTTACCTGAAGGAGAAGCTGGCCCGCTACCGGGAGCTGGAAAAGGAATGCAGCGACGTCCAGGAGCTATGGCAACTCGCCCTGGCTGAGGAGGACGCCTCCCTGGAAGGGGAGATTGCCCGGGAGCTGGCGACTGCCGAGGGTAAAGTTGAGGAGCAGCTGCTGACAACCCTCTTAAACGGGCCCTACGATCGCCATAATGCCATTCTCTCCCTGCACCCCGGCGCCGGGGGTACGGAGTCCCAGGACTGGGCTGCCATGTTGCTGCGGATGTATAACCGCTGGTGCGAAGATCACAGCTACCAGGTCGAACTCCTGGACTACCTGGAGGGTGAGGAAGCGGGGCTCAAAAGCGTCACCATCCTGGTCAAAGGCGAGAATGCCTACGGTTACCTCCAGGCTGAGAAGGGGGTGCACCGCCTGGTGCGGATCTCCCCCTTTGACGCCGCCGGCCGGCGTCATACCTCCTTTGCCTCGGTAGACGTCATCCCTGAGGTGGAGGCCGACGAGGAATTAGACATTAACCCTGATGACTTAAAGATCGACACCTTCCGCTCCCAGGGGGCCGGGGGGCAGCACGTCAATAAGACTGACTCGGCCGTAAGGATTACCCATTTGCCGACGGGTATTGTCGTCAGCTGCCAGAACGAGCGCTCCCAGCACGCCAACCGCCTGGCCGCCATGAAGATCCTCCAGGCCCGTTTGGCGGCCCTCAAACGCCAGGAGCAGGAGGCCGAACTGGCTCAGATCCGGGGCGAACAGCGGGAAATAGCCTGGGGCAGCCAGATCCGCTCCTACGTCTTCCACCCCTACACCCTGGTCAAGGATCACCGGACGGGGGTGGAAACGGGTAATATCCAGGCCGTCATGGACGGCCAGCTCGAC
- a CDS encoding helicase-related protein, with protein sequence MAKDSSYRQPLFCWQGVVYLVKGARCYRAGLSHKPGLDLTFWRQRGYQQLEVLTPPLPLGTAAFLHNLVAGCLENGALGVKHAQIAAALKMGQSRLGLPPWPHTGALPIAPLSPPPPAELALVREVLAGRILWREELAQALAERKLGVNTPLEDLGHWLYLAGEVSLLPGVGYDPDGRPRCRRCGQATGLVKVSCAACGQADCLLCEGCLAMGQSRRCRPLYARPWPSSVKPPVRPPEIWRPRLQFDLTRAQADAYREAGEFASQDKEKECLLWAACGAGKTEVAYGAIAAALARGCRVLYACPRKEVIRELHLRLQVVWPGLRLQALYGGSPGKYGPADLTLATTHQALRFYRCFDLVVLDEVDAFPLAGDPMLYHAVARARREQGQTLWLTATPPPELVARVRKGQLAVIYLPVRHHGYPLPRPEFIRETFLKPPGKGPLPRSLVRCINTTLAEGLQLLIFVPAVYMVTGVVDWLVAAWPGQAQPGDWVRGCYAAHPRREEVIAAFRRREFPVLVTTTVMERGVTIPRLHVLVLYADDERVFTASTLVQIAGRAGRSVEYPAGRVWFIARRLSQAMAEAVRQIREFNDLARRRGYLK encoded by the coding sequence ATGGCTAAAGACAGCAGTTACCGGCAGCCGCTTTTCTGCTGGCAGGGGGTCGTTTACCTGGTAAAGGGCGCGCGGTGCTACCGGGCGGGGTTGAGCCATAAACCCGGCCTGGATCTCACCTTCTGGCGGCAGCGTGGCTACCAGCAACTGGAGGTTCTAACACCGCCGTTACCCCTGGGTACGGCGGCTTTTTTACATAACCTGGTGGCCGGGTGCCTGGAAAACGGGGCGCTGGGTGTTAAGCACGCGCAGATTGCGGCGGCCCTGAAAATGGGGCAGTCCAGGCTGGGCCTGCCTCCCTGGCCCCACACCGGGGCTCTACCCATTGCTCCCCTGTCACCACCGCCGCCGGCGGAATTAGCCCTGGTCAGGGAGGTCCTGGCCGGGAGGATCCTCTGGCGGGAAGAGCTGGCCCAGGCCCTGGCGGAAAGGAAGCTGGGGGTTAATACCCCCCTGGAGGATCTCGGCCACTGGCTTTACCTGGCAGGGGAGGTTTCCCTCCTGCCCGGGGTGGGATACGATCCCGATGGCCGGCCCCGCTGCCGGCGTTGCGGCCAGGCTACCGGATTGGTGAAGGTCTCCTGCGCCGCCTGCGGGCAGGCTGACTGCTTGCTCTGCGAGGGTTGCCTGGCCATGGGCCAGTCCCGCCGCTGCCGGCCCCTCTATGCCCGGCCCTGGCCATCTAGCGTCAAGCCGCCGGTCAGGCCCCCGGAAATATGGCGTCCCCGCCTCCAGTTCGACCTGACGCGGGCCCAAGCCGATGCCTATCGGGAGGCCGGGGAATTTGCCAGCCAGGACAAGGAAAAGGAGTGCCTCCTCTGGGCCGCCTGCGGCGCCGGCAAAACAGAGGTGGCTTATGGTGCCATTGCTGCCGCCCTGGCCCGCGGGTGCCGTGTCCTCTATGCTTGTCCCCGGAAAGAGGTCATCCGCGAACTGCACCTGCGCCTCCAGGTGGTCTGGCCGGGGCTGCGCCTCCAGGCCCTCTATGGTGGCAGCCCGGGGAAATACGGCCCGGCCGACCTCACTCTGGCTACTACCCACCAGGCCCTGCGTTTTTATCGCTGCTTTGACCTGGTTGTCCTGGATGAAGTAGACGCCTTTCCCCTGGCCGGGGACCCCATGCTCTACCATGCCGTCGCGCGGGCGCGCCGGGAACAGGGCCAGACCCTCTGGTTAACGGCCACCCCACCCCCGGAACTGGTGGCCAGGGTCCGGAAGGGCCAGCTGGCTGTTATCTACCTGCCGGTCCGGCACCACGGCTATCCCTTACCCCGGCCCGAGTTCATCCGGGAAACCTTCCTGAAGCCACCGGGGAAGGGGCCTCTGCCCCGCTCCCTGGTAAGGTGCATCAACACGACCCTGGCGGAAGGACTCCAGCTCTTAATCTTTGTCCCGGCCGTTTACATGGTAACCGGGGTCGTTGACTGGTTGGTGGCAGCCTGGCCCGGTCAGGCCCAGCCTGGCGACTGGGTCCGGGGTTGTTACGCTGCCCACCCCCGGCGGGAGGAGGTTATCGCCGCCTTTCGCCGCCGGGAATTCCCGGTCCTGGTGACCACCACTGTCATGGAGCGGGGGGTTACCATTCCCCGGCTGCATGTCCTGGTCCTGTACGCTGATGACGAGCGGGTCTTTACGGCCAGCACCCTGGTCCAGATCGCCGGCCGGGCCGGTCGTTCGGTAGAATACCCTGCCGGCCGGGTGTGGTTTATAGCCCGGCGCCTGAGCCAGGCCATGGCCGAGGCCGTACGCCAGATCCGGGAGTTTAACGACCTGGCCCGCCGGCGGGGGTACCTTAAATAG
- a CDS encoding ComF family protein, which yields MGTATKIERVMSMFADLLFPRGKVCAWCGRPVGRELLCTECRREVYSWREEYHPCRYCGRLLPAGQGDTCRHCQEERPPFQRARAVGAYGGILKEIIWALKYQGRRSLAGPLGILLAGVVLKELGPESPQLLIPVPLTAARLQSRSFNQAELLARALGRELGLAVAGQALVRVRETAPQVGLSRQARWQNLAGAFRVPEHGLVRGRRLLLVDDVLTTGATAVACTAALLSAGATSVRVVTLATGLEVIANISP from the coding sequence ATGGGTACGGCGACGAAAATAGAACGGGTGATGTCGATGTTTGCTGATCTCCTTTTCCCCCGGGGAAAAGTTTGTGCCTGGTGTGGCCGTCCGGTGGGCCGGGAGTTATTATGCACTGAATGCCGGCGGGAGGTATATTCTTGGCGGGAGGAGTATCACCCCTGCCGGTATTGTGGCCGGCTTTTGCCGGCCGGGCAGGGGGATACCTGCCGCCACTGCCAGGAGGAACGACCGCCCTTCCAGCGGGCCAGGGCAGTGGGGGCCTACGGGGGTATTTTAAAAGAGATCATCTGGGCCCTTAAGTACCAGGGCCGCCGCTCCCTGGCCGGGCCCCTGGGTATCCTCCTGGCCGGGGTGGTGCTCAAAGAGTTGGGGCCCGAAAGTCCTCAATTACTCATTCCTGTGCCCTTAACTGCCGCCCGTTTGCAGTCCCGGAGCTTCAACCAGGCCGAACTCCTGGCTCGGGCCCTGGGCCGGGAATTGGGCCTGGCCGTTGCCGGCCAGGCCCTGGTCCGCGTCCGGGAAACTGCTCCCCAGGTTGGCCTTTCCCGGCAGGCTCGCTGGCAAAACCTGGCTGGGGCCTTTCGCGTACCGGAGCATGGTTTGGTCAGGGGGCGACGCCTGCTTCTGGTGGATGACGTGCTGACCACCGGGGCCACAGCAGTGGCTTGTACCGCAGCCCTCCTCTCAGCCGGGGCTACCAGCGTCCGGGTTGTTACCCTGGCTACGGGGCTCGAAGTTATTGCCAATATTTCGCCATGA
- a CDS encoding cold shock domain-containing protein, translating to MQGKVKWFNPEKGYGFIEREDGKDVFVHFSAIQEEGFKTLAEGQEVEFDIVDGPRGPQAANVVKA from the coding sequence ATGCAAGGCAAGGTTAAGTGGTTTAATCCGGAGAAGGGTTACGGCTTCATCGAAAGGGAAGACGGTAAGGACGTTTTCGTCCACTTCTCCGCGATCCAGGAGGAGGGCTTTAAAACCCTGGCGGAGGGCCAGGAGGTCGAGTTCGATATTGTCGACGGGCCTCGCGGTCCCCAGGCAGCCAATGTAGTTAAGGCCTAG
- a CDS encoding GGDEF domain-containing protein, with protein sequence MGYRLRRAGWAAGVFIVAGSIFLSLATLPAPAVFWGLTWGVINGLAVLTGLDGSGLRRQVFLLGLNVVLVGGWQFYSTGPAAATVPFFLLLPVLVPLYRGQRRIALAGLGAGTLLAFYFLVRDNAADLSRWALLVGWAAVGAFILYLWWGLVARARQVVLLQAEAEDARREYQKACDRLAIMELAAITDDLTRIYNYRYFERTLDNLLVPGQKPRSLAVLMLDIDRFKEINDAFGHLTGNRVLVELAAILKEQTRDQDIVTRFGGEEFAVILPDTDYHGALQVAERIRQAIAGHVFQGEGKAIHLTVSTGVAVWPEDGVDKNEIIDRADSALYQAKTTGRNSVCAYRLLKVGRAVHG encoded by the coding sequence ATGGGCTACAGGCTCAGGCGGGCCGGTTGGGCGGCAGGGGTATTTATTGTAGCTGGGAGCATTTTTTTATCCCTGGCGACACTACCAGCCCCGGCCGTCTTCTGGGGATTAACCTGGGGTGTAATTAACGGCCTGGCAGTCTTGACCGGGCTTGACGGCAGCGGCTTGAGGCGGCAAGTTTTTCTTCTGGGGCTTAACGTGGTACTGGTTGGCGGCTGGCAGTTTTACAGCACTGGGCCGGCGGCTGCTACGGTACCATTTTTCCTGCTTCTGCCGGTGCTGGTACCCCTTTACCGGGGGCAGAGGCGGATAGCCCTGGCGGGCCTCGGGGCCGGGACCCTCCTGGCATTTTATTTCCTGGTACGTGATAATGCAGCTGACCTGTCCCGGTGGGCCCTTCTGGTTGGCTGGGCTGCCGTGGGGGCCTTTATTTTATACCTCTGGTGGGGGCTGGTAGCCAGGGCCAGGCAGGTAGTTCTCCTGCAGGCTGAGGCCGAAGACGCCCGCCGGGAGTACCAAAAGGCCTGCGACCGGTTGGCTATTATGGAGCTGGCGGCCATCACTGATGATTTAACCCGGATCTATAACTATCGTTACTTTGAGCGAACCCTGGACAATCTGTTGGTTCCCGGGCAGAAGCCCCGTTCCCTGGCAGTCTTGATGCTGGATATTGATCGCTTCAAAGAAATCAATGATGCCTTTGGTCACCTGACCGGCAACCGGGTCCTGGTGGAACTAGCCGCCATTTTAAAAGAGCAAACCCGGGACCAGGATATTGTCACCCGGTTCGGGGGGGAGGAATTCGCCGTCATCTTACCTGATACCGACTATCACGGCGCCCTCCAGGTAGCCGAGAGGATTCGCCAGGCCATAGCCGGACATGTCTTCCAGGGGGAAGGAAAGGCCATCCACCTTACGGTTAGCACCGGTGTAGCCGTCTGGCCGGAGGACGGCGTCGATAAAAATGAAATCATCGACCGCGCCGACAGCGCCCTTTACCAGGCCAAGACCACCGGCCGCAATAGCGTCTGCGCCTACCGGCTCCTAAAAGTGGGGCGCGCCGTCCATGGCTAA
- the hpf gene encoding ribosome hibernation-promoting factor, HPF/YfiA family, which translates to MELVIRGKNLPVTDALRQYVAKRLSKIERYLDGVDEIQVNLAVARDRHVVEVTIPMNGYLLRGEEATGDMYGSVDLVVEKLEKQIAKYKTRLSKKLKNGTLKDLAAEHPEVATEPEPRLIRTKRFAIKPMPVEEAILQMNLLGHSFFVFSNAETEEVNVLYRRRDGNYGLIEPEY; encoded by the coding sequence ATGGAATTAGTCATCCGCGGCAAAAACCTTCCGGTGACCGACGCTTTGCGGCAGTATGTGGCTAAACGGCTGAGCAAAATCGAGCGTTACCTGGACGGCGTCGATGAGATCCAGGTCAACCTGGCTGTAGCCAGGGATAGGCACGTAGTTGAGGTAACTATCCCCATGAATGGTTACCTCCTGCGCGGTGAAGAAGCCACCGGCGATATGTATGGTTCTGTGGACCTGGTAGTCGAAAAATTAGAGAAGCAGATCGCTAAATATAAGACCCGGCTGAGCAAGAAATTAAAGAACGGTACCCTGAAAGATCTGGCCGCCGAGCACCCGGAAGTAGCAACCGAACCGGAACCGCGCTTGATACGGACCAAGCGCTTTGCCATTAAACCCATGCCGGTAGAGGAAGCCATCCTGCAGATGAACCTCCTCGGCCACAGCTTCTTTGTCTTTTCCAACGCCGAGACCGAAGAAGTCAATGTTCTTTACCGTCGCCGGGATGGTAACTACGGTTTGATTGAGCCGGAGTATTAA